The Streptomyces tendae DNA segment CGCCAGCCCGGCACCGTCCAGTTCCGCCAGCACACGCGGCACGGACGCGTCCCGGTGCTCCAGCACCGTGGCCCCGCCGTAGCGGTCGGCCAGCCGGGTCACCTCCGCGCCGCCCGTGGCGAGTCCGGGCCCACGCACCAGTACCTGGCGTCCGCCGCGAGGCGGCACCGTCTCCCGCGCACGCAGCCAACTGCTGGCGGACGGCGACACGCTGACCACCCGCTCCCGCAGCGACGGCAGCAGCGCCCACGGCACTCGGTGCAGCCGCCCCGGCGGCACGATCACCAGGGGACCGTCACCGAGGTGCGTCACAGCGGGACCGAGCAGCAGTTCCTCCAGGCGGCGGCCCGCCGCCTCCACCACCGGCAGCCGCGCCTGCGCCCCCGGATGCGCCAGCCGCCGCAGTCCCGCCTGGACGTGTTCGGCCTCCGTCTCCGCCGCCGCCAGCAGTCCCGCCTCGAACCGGCGCACCCTGCCCCGCCCGCACAGCAGCACCTGCACCCGCCCGTCGACCACGGCCAGCTCCACCAGCCGTACGCCGTCCCCCAGACGCTCCAGCAGACGGCCGGCGTCGAAACGGTCGCCGCCGTGGGGCGCCTCGGCCCGCATGTGGAGGGTGCGGGAGCGGATTTCCCGCTCCAGGCGCCGTTGGTCCCGCTCCAGGGCCGGCATCGGCCGGCCCTCCATCCGGGTCGCCTCCGCGCGGGCGGCGATCTCCCGGTAGGCGGTCATGTGCCGGAGCAGCTCAGGGTCGGCCGGCGGCCGGGTCGGCGGCGCGGACAGCGCGGTGGCCCGCCAGCGTTCGCTCCACACCAGCAACCGCCGCGGCCCTCCCGACCGCAGGGCGGCCTGCTGCGCGAGCGCCGCAAGCTCCGCGCCCTGCGCGGTGGCCCGGGCCCGCAGCTCCGACGCGCCCAGCGTCATCCGGTGGTCGTCCAGCACGTCGAGGCCGCGCCGGCACGCCTCCAGCATCCCCCGCGTGGAGCCGGCCGCCCGGGCCCGCAGCGCCTGCGCCGCCCAGCCGGTCATCCGCGCCAGCGGCGGCCCGCTCCGTCTGCTGCGCGCGGCCACCGCCAGATACCGTTCCGCGTCCGCCGTGCGGCCGAGGCCGAGCGCCATCCGTCCGGCCAGCAAAAGCGCCTCCGGCGCGGCCGGCGCGCCGAGTTCCACCAGCCGCTCCGCGACCGCCGCCGCGTCCGCGACCAGCCGGCCCGAACGGCGACCGGCCGCGTGCCGGGCCCCGATCAGCACCAGTCGGGCATGCGCCTCCCACCAGGAGCGCCGCTGTCCCGCGAACAGCCGCACCGCGAGCGCCGCGCGCGCGATGGCCGTCGCCGGGTCGTCGGCCAGCCGGGCGGCCCGCGCGGCGGCCAGCAGCAGTTCCGCCTTGCGGGTGGACTGCCCGCCGATGGAGTCCAGCTCGGCGATCGCCGCGTCCGCCTCGGCCAGCGCCTCCGCCGCCAGACCGGCCGCCATCAGCACCTCGCAGCGCCGGATGCTCAGCATGAACGTCGGCGTGCCCAGCTTGGCGTACCGCTCCTCCGCCTCGTCCAGCAGCCGCAGCGCGGCCGGGACGTCACCGGACCGGAAGGCGGCCAGCCCCCGGCTCTCCACCGCGTCCGCCTTGTCGTGCTCCTGGTCCGTGACCGCCCACAGGTCCTCCGCCGACGCGAAGTCGGCGTCCGCCCGCTCCACCGCGCCCAGCGCCAGGTGCACCGTCGCCCGCAGCGTCAGCGCCCGCGCCGTCCAGATCACGTCCCCCGCCTGCCGCAGCACGGGGACGGCCCGCCGTACGTCCTCCAGGGCCTCCTTGTGGTGGCCCAGCACCCACCAGGAGTACGCCCGCCGGAACAGCACCCGGGCGCGTGTGTGGCCCGTGCCGCGCCGCACCCCCCGGCCCAGCGCGTCCAGGCCCTGCCGGGTGCGGCCCGAGTGCACCAGCGCGACCCCGAGCGTGGCGAGGACGTCCGCCTCCCGGTCGGCCGAGCCCGCGCGGGCCGCCCAGTCCCGCGCCCGGCGCAGATGGCGCAGGGCGAGCCGCATGTCCCCGAAGTCCCGCTGCCAGATGCCGATCACCTGGTGGGCGACCGAGGCGTGCAAGGGCTCGGGGCGGTGGCGCAGGACGGCCTCGGCCTTCGTCCGGGCCTCGCCGGGGGCGGCGAACACCATCGGCAGGAGGTCCTGCACCGCGTCGCTTCCGGCTGTCACCTCCACGATGGTAGTGGTCCGCAACCATGCCTCACAGATGTGGCGTTGTATCAGACGACCGTCCGGAGGCTCCAGTTCACGACAACTGCGCGGCCCCGGCCCCCGTCGACCGAGTGGAGGACACGCCATGGCGCCCCGGCGATTCCATGAGCAGTTCCGGCAGATCCAGCGCTCCATGCCCGACGTGCCGCTGGCCGTCGGACCCGACGACGCCGGGGAGTTCCTCTACGAGAAGGGCGTCGTCCTCGCCCGCGAGGGGGAGGAGGCCCAAGTCGTGGAGGACACCGTGCGCGGGCACTTCACCACCTTCGCCGCCGGTGTCCCGGACCGCGTGCGCCGGCTCGGCCCCGCGGCCAACCGCTCCGGCGTCGTCCGCATCCAGGTCTCCGACCCCGGCGAGGGCGATGCCGCCGGGGACCCGGCCGTCACGGGCGCGCTGCGCGCGCTGTCCGCGGTGCAGGGCCGCGTAGGACGGCGCATGGTCAGCCGCAACCACGTGGTGCACATCGCCGTCAACGCCTGCCCCGGCGACGAGCCGGTACCCGTGGCGCGCGACGCCGGCCCGAACCCGGCCGTCGCCGAGACCGACGGCGACCCGCCCGGGGACGCGGCCCGCGTCCTGGTCGTCGACACCGGCCTGATGCACGACTACCGCTCCTACCCGCCGCTCGCCCGCACCGTGGGGGACGCCCAGGTCGCCGAGTGCGACGACGACGGGATCCTCCAGCAGTACTGCGGACACGGCACGTTCATCGCCGGACTGGTCGCCGCCGTCGCCCCGCACACCGACATCACCGTCAGCGGCGCGCT contains these protein-coding regions:
- a CDS encoding CHAT domain-containing protein; protein product: MVFAAPGEARTKAEAVLRHRPEPLHASVAHQVIGIWQRDFGDMRLALRHLRRARDWAARAGSADREADVLATLGVALVHSGRTRQGLDALGRGVRRGTGHTRARVLFRRAYSWWVLGHHKEALEDVRRAVPVLRQAGDVIWTARALTLRATVHLALGAVERADADFASAEDLWAVTDQEHDKADAVESRGLAAFRSGDVPAALRLLDEAEERYAKLGTPTFMLSIRRCEVLMAAGLAAEALAEADAAIAELDSIGGQSTRKAELLLAAARAARLADDPATAIARAALAVRLFAGQRRSWWEAHARLVLIGARHAAGRRSGRLVADAAAVAERLVELGAPAAPEALLLAGRMALGLGRTADAERYLAVAARSRRSGPPLARMTGWAAQALRARAAGSTRGMLEACRRGLDVLDDHRMTLGASELRARATAQGAELAALAQQAALRSGGPRRLLVWSERWRATALSAPPTRPPADPELLRHMTAYREIAARAEATRMEGRPMPALERDQRRLEREIRSRTLHMRAEAPHGGDRFDAGRLLERLGDGVRLVELAVVDGRVQVLLCGRGRVRRFEAGLLAAAETEAEHVQAGLRRLAHPGAQARLPVVEAAGRRLEELLLGPAVTHLGDGPLVIVPPGRLHRVPWALLPSLRERVVSVSPSASSWLRARETVPPRGGRQVLVRGPGLATGGAEVTRLADRYGGATVLEHRDASVPRVLAELDGAGLAHIAAHGTFRTDGPMFSALRMADGPLIVHDFERLGRSPYRIILSCCDTARFATVGADELLGLVTALLPLGTAGVVACSAPVNDAAVVPLMLALHEGLEAGLPLAEALRDARAALPQDALHRATGWAFTAFGAA